A portion of the Sphingobacterium spiritivorum genome contains these proteins:
- a CDS encoding response regulator, with amino-acid sequence MIETLRIAIVDDDIIFRLIFSKMLENFSELPVQVQVFENGLEALNYFRLYQHEEDKLPHILFVDIDMPFLSGWEMMDEIMQEGINFVLHIPVYILSSSTSTTDKQKIHNYVFINEYIEKPITKDRLFGYIKEYLADNQ; translated from the coding sequence ATGATAGAGACCTTACGTATAGCTATTGTTGATGACGATATTATATTCAGACTTATCTTCAGTAAGATGCTGGAAAATTTTTCGGAATTACCTGTTCAGGTTCAGGTCTTCGAAAATGGTCTGGAGGCTTTGAACTACTTTCGATTGTATCAGCATGAGGAAGATAAGCTTCCGCATATTCTTTTTGTGGATATCGATATGCCTTTTTTGTCAGGTTGGGAGATGATGGACGAAATCATGCAGGAAGGAATAAACTTTGTACTGCATATACCTGTCTATATCTTAAGTTCATCAACAAGCACTACGGATAAACAGAAAATCCATAATTATGTATTTATTAATGAATATATAGAAAAGCCTATCACAAAGGACAGGCTTTTCGGATATATTAAAGAATATCTGGCGGATAATCAATAA
- a CDS encoding PAS domain S-box protein, whose protein sequence is MLSEEFENLSVDEVLLPILNGTTQGMVVSSLDGKLVFWNEEASRVLNIPKESCLIKNVFELFATFCDEHFIPFSYEKFPVNITAETGVAQKDVIVVSVQGNKQMVWHNLNVTQICIGNTPFILTSFSDVSRIMEVNRKALENEKQLHLLVASLDDIVFEATAEGIILNYWVNDPQSLFYVPDYFLNKNIEELFPADLAISFLALIQNSLTERISNEMEYQSPFDSHKDNWYRIQTRPIRFMEDRVAVIVSDVTERIRREEMTRINEQKFNQAFQYSGIGMAMVNQEGVCLEVNKTLCKILGYTLAELTTLSFHEYTHPEDLEMDVQNLEKLGKGQLDSYTIEKRYRHKKGHYVWCLLTSSRVSDAKGITIFYIAQVQDISLSKKNVEILERQKNQLKTAMFDLETKIQQLEEFNKIVAHNLRGPVVNIKMLIQEILTAENENDKEEYLQLLQSSSDGLTEILQELIEILEIRNQQTIPFHYCDFDQIYNKVVQQFIVEIQTKEAVVTTDFEVKGIYYYRIYLESIMLNLISNALKYSVEGKRPHIHIRAYQDRNNVCLSFEDNGVGIDLQKYGNQVFKFRKTFHRGFDSKGVGLFMTRCQIESLGGKITVKSEPGNGSIFTVHFYLHQDVPILTI, encoded by the coding sequence ATGCTTTCAGAGGAATTTGAAAATCTGTCAGTCGATGAGGTACTATTACCTATACTTAATGGAACCACTCAAGGTATGGTTGTATCAAGTCTTGATGGCAAATTGGTTTTCTGGAATGAAGAGGCAAGCCGGGTTCTGAACATACCAAAAGAATCATGTTTAATAAAGAATGTTTTTGAGCTGTTTGCTACTTTCTGTGATGAGCATTTTATTCCTTTTTCCTATGAGAAATTTCCGGTTAATATCACTGCTGAAACAGGTGTAGCACAGAAAGATGTGATTGTGGTATCTGTTCAGGGAAATAAACAGATGGTTTGGCACAATCTTAATGTTACACAGATATGTATTGGAAATACTCCTTTTATCCTGACTTCATTTTCAGATGTGAGCCGGATTATGGAAGTAAACCGCAAGGCTTTAGAAAATGAAAAACAGCTTCATCTGTTGGTTGCATCATTAGATGACATTGTATTCGAAGCTACTGCTGAAGGTATTATCCTCAATTATTGGGTCAATGATCCCCAAAGCCTGTTTTATGTTCCCGATTATTTTCTGAATAAAAACATAGAGGAATTGTTCCCTGCTGATCTGGCTATATCATTTCTTGCCCTTATACAGAATTCTTTAACAGAAAGAATTTCTAATGAAATGGAATATCAGTCTCCGTTTGATTCCCATAAGGACAACTGGTATAGAATACAGACCCGCCCCATCCGTTTCATGGAAGACCGGGTAGCAGTCATTGTTTCGGATGTTACGGAGCGTATAAGACGGGAAGAAATGACACGAATCAATGAACAAAAATTCAATCAGGCTTTCCAGTATTCGGGTATAGGTATGGCTATGGTTAATCAGGAAGGCGTGTGTCTGGAAGTAAATAAGACATTATGTAAAATACTGGGGTATACACTTGCTGAACTAACCACCCTGAGTTTCCATGAATATACTCATCCTGAAGATCTGGAAATGGATGTGCAGAATTTGGAAAAACTCGGAAAGGGTCAGTTGGATAGTTATACGATAGAGAAACGTTACCGGCACAAAAAAGGACATTATGTCTGGTGTCTGTTGACGTCTTCCAGAGTTTCAGATGCAAAGGGAATCACTATCTTTTATATTGCCCAGGTACAGGATATCAGCCTGTCCAAAAAGAATGTGGAAATATTGGAACGTCAGAAAAATCAGTTAAAAACCGCTATGTTTGATCTCGAAACAAAAATTCAGCAGTTAGAAGAGTTTAATAAGATCGTAGCACATAATCTGAGAGGACCTGTAGTCAATATAAAAATGCTTATTCAGGAAATCCTGACGGCAGAGAATGAAAATGATAAAGAGGAATATCTGCAGTTGTTGCAATCCAGCAGTGACGGACTAACAGAGATTTTACAGGAATTGATTGAGATTCTTGAAATTCGTAACCAACAGACTATTCCTTTTCATTACTGTGACTTTGATCAAATCTATAATAAGGTTGTTCAGCAATTTATCGTTGAAATACAAACTAAAGAAGCGGTCGTAACAACAGACTTTGAAGTGAAAGGAATTTACTACTACAGAATATATTTGGAAAGTATTATGCTAAACCTCATCAGTAATGCGTTAAAATATTCTGTTGAAGGGAAGCGTCCACATATCCATATCCGTGCATATCAGGACCGAAATAATGTATGCCTGAGTTTTGAAGATAACGGTGTGGGGATAGATCTTCAAAAGTATGGTAATCAGGTTTTTAAATTCAGGAAAACATTTCATCGAGGATTTGATAGTAAAGGAGTCGGCTTATTTATGACACGATGCCAGATAGAATCACTGGGAGGAAAAATCACAGTCAAAAGTGAACCCGGTAATGGAAGTATATTTACCGTACATTTTTATTTACATCAGGATGTACCTATTCTAACCATATGA
- a CDS encoding FUSC family protein — protein sequence MAFYALKHRISSISKLVFQFISAENSGDAFRNIFTTLVPSIIVFYCGHLDTAITVGMGALLSSLTDLPGNRQDKWKSAKWCIPLFFTASFATAYAISSAWLLLPLLIASGFICAMLSVFGLRVGITGTLTLILVSFVVGLWPSHPLTFSIGITLGAIWFYMVSILQAYIVPYRSLRHAMADGFLSMAVLLQAKAKCYDELIPLDKAYRELGRLHIQVSDQQETIRFLLLREKKLIYSEEGKVWLNQVYQLIDLYELLMALDHDYESIRKTLEPTGALEHIRKLIIRIAGEIDLLAANYSRKISDKHNNHMEIPSLLNGLIAIRDKQEGEAYSILNATIRNIQLILDFITRIRSTSDAKVFDSVKENEYQHFLSLPPRGWTAVKNQLSFHSTIFPFALRLAVLFGLGGLFGMLLPEYRYTYWILLTIAIVARPGFVTTQRRNFQRITGTLTGILLGILILNLISNISILLIIAAICLYGFFLFNKPNYLVSVLFITAGIVITLNSYEGNIDRILGSRIIFTLIGCLLAVAGYFFVPIRQKRGMLNLADLVVQHNDQYFKAVEGQLHDHQSDIYEIRLARKKAQTALASFSDTITQLQNEPGNKKKDWSDANTFHALAYRINSLIVGLSINVTVQNQSAVKSQQLEVRIQAIQNLLNELDQLAKSLRKTM from the coding sequence ATGGCATTCTATGCGCTTAAGCACAGAATTTCTTCGATTTCAAAACTTGTTTTCCAGTTTATTTCAGCGGAAAACAGTGGGGATGCTTTTCGCAATATTTTCACAACACTTGTACCCAGCATTATAGTCTTTTACTGCGGACATCTGGATACTGCCATTACGGTAGGTATGGGTGCATTATTATCTTCTCTTACTGATCTACCCGGCAACCGGCAGGACAAATGGAAGTCTGCAAAATGGTGCATACCCTTATTTTTTACAGCTTCATTTGCTACTGCTTACGCCATCTCTTCCGCCTGGCTCCTGCTTCCCTTACTCATTGCATCAGGTTTTATATGCGCAATGTTATCGGTATTTGGACTGCGGGTAGGAATTACCGGTACTCTAACCCTTATTCTGGTCAGTTTTGTGGTGGGTTTATGGCCTTCGCATCCGTTAACCTTCAGTATAGGAATTACTTTAGGTGCAATATGGTTTTATATGGTCAGTATTCTGCAGGCTTATATAGTACCTTACCGTTCATTACGCCATGCCATGGCTGATGGTTTTCTCAGTATGGCTGTATTGCTTCAAGCCAAAGCAAAATGTTATGATGAGCTTATTCCATTAGATAAAGCATACAGAGAACTCGGAAGATTGCATATTCAGGTAAGCGATCAACAGGAGACTATACGATTCCTTTTGCTAAGAGAAAAAAAACTGATTTATTCTGAAGAGGGAAAAGTCTGGTTGAATCAAGTCTATCAACTGATTGATCTGTATGAACTATTAATGGCTCTTGACCACGATTACGAGTCTATCCGAAAAACTCTGGAACCTACAGGCGCACTTGAACACATCCGTAAGCTGATTATCAGGATAGCCGGAGAAATAGATTTATTAGCAGCAAACTACTCCAGAAAGATATCGGATAAGCACAATAATCATATGGAGATTCCCTCATTACTGAATGGGCTTATCGCTATACGGGATAAGCAAGAGGGCGAAGCTTATTCCATTTTAAATGCGACTATACGTAATATCCAGTTGATTCTCGATTTCATTACACGTATACGATCTACATCCGATGCGAAGGTATTTGATTCGGTAAAGGAAAATGAATACCAGCATTTTCTTTCCTTGCCGCCACGCGGATGGACTGCAGTCAAAAATCAACTCAGTTTTCACTCCACGATATTTCCATTTGCCTTACGACTGGCCGTTTTATTTGGGTTAGGCGGACTATTCGGTATGCTCCTTCCGGAATACAGATATACCTATTGGATTCTGCTAACTATTGCTATTGTAGCACGACCGGGTTTTGTAACTACTCAACGCCGCAATTTCCAACGCATTACAGGTACACTTACAGGTATTCTCTTAGGAATATTGATTCTGAATCTGATTTCCAATATATCCATACTCCTTATTATAGCAGCAATATGTCTTTATGGTTTTTTCCTGTTCAACAAACCGAATTACCTGGTCAGTGTGCTGTTTATTACGGCAGGGATTGTCATTACTTTAAATAGCTATGAGGGAAATATCGACCGTATACTGGGAAGCCGTATCATATTTACGCTGATCGGATGCCTGTTGGCTGTAGCAGGTTATTTCTTTGTTCCGATAAGGCAGAAGCGCGGTATGTTAAATCTTGCTGATCTGGTCGTACAACATAATGATCAATATTTTAAAGCCGTTGAAGGACAGCTGCACGATCATCAATCTGATATATATGAGATTCGCCTGGCAAGAAAAAAAGCACAAACAGCACTGGCTTCATTTTCAGATACCATCACGCAGTTACAGAATGAACCCGGTAATAAAAAGAAAGACTGGTCTGATGCGAACACCTTTCATGCTCTTGCTTATCGCATCAATTCACTGATCGTAGGATTATCTATCAATGTTACAGTGCAAAATCAGTCAGCTGTAAAATCACAGCAACTGGAGGTACGTATTCAGGCGATACAGAATCTTCTGAATGAGCTGGATCAACTGGCAAAAAGCCTGAGGAAGACGATGTAA